A genomic region of uncultured Roseibium sp. contains the following coding sequences:
- a CDS encoding flotillin domain-containing protein yields MAGQLIGQLVLWLILAVIVVFILYWVMHWLYRRSTKEVAFVRTGFLGEKVVIDGGAFVWPIIHDITPVNMNSLQMALTREKEDALITKDRLRVDVDAEFYVRVGQTKTAVSLAASTLGRRTLEPERIHSLLSGKFISALRTVASEMTMEELHESRHLYVDRVLEAAQMGLDKNGLELESVAITDIDQTGIEYFNPSNRFDAEGLTTVIREIEDRRKLRNDIEQDSMIRIRSRNLEAEKQVLDIERESEHARLEQEREIEFRRAQQHTDLVRERAEREKEAEQASLLSREAIETARIENERLISEARIASEKEVRQKEIDRQRVIDEAEIVTREAVEKARIGQEKNLTEERIKTQQMTEAADIAAKEAVEKARIAQERALSEARIAKDRETEALEIERRKTIEETDIAARELIEKAKIAQEEAVTEARITFERSTREREIARNLAVEQAEIASREAAEKLRVAQEQTVNASRIEADRETRRLEIERQKILEEAEIASQKATEAARIAREKALSAERIASEQATRALEIERQQQIDIAQIAAREETNKTRIAQEERIRNLEIASNKAIDEAEIAAREAVEKARIAQDKQLSFERIAAQEATDERDVARQAALDAANIAAKEATEAKRIAQEKVIAAERISFEQETRGLEIARNKAVEEAEIAAREAVDAARIAQEAKITLQRIESEEATRERDVARAKAIEAAEIAKLEATEAARIAKEKKVAAERIAYEQDLREREIARNRAVDVANISAQELVEAARIAQENKVRTAEIAKDADIRTREIEKTEAIETAEVASRRSVEQARIAQEQKTTAEKIARDETIRSLEIARNKAIDEAQVAADQAVEAARVAKAKSIDAEKILAEQELDAKKLERKKVLEQLEIARVQALREAEIVSQEEIERAQIASERGLDDARIGHQTERRRLEIEREKSVESAQMDKAIELYKKSLDESAAAVEAEAARARATEAAEKVKTAQETEVATRRKSVDVVLAEKEAEEKRIAAEAERIRTAVEAEAQKLINEAENVLTDGARHSLFKRKMLEHVEGIVAASVKPLEKINDIKIMQLGGNGSGGLGWADGNGGAAGGGGGGGGSPTDEVINSALRYRVQAPMVDSLLSDIGIDGSNLAKSDVMRTANDMTRAANEMKRLKADDKPKGTGSSKESK; encoded by the coding sequence ATGGCTGGTCAGCTCATCGGGCAATTGGTGCTTTGGCTCATACTCGCGGTCATCGTCGTCTTCATCCTCTATTGGGTGATGCACTGGCTTTACCGGCGCTCGACCAAGGAAGTCGCGTTCGTGCGAACGGGTTTCCTGGGAGAGAAGGTCGTGATCGACGGCGGCGCGTTCGTCTGGCCGATCATTCACGACATCACGCCGGTCAACATGAACTCCCTGCAGATGGCACTGACCCGCGAAAAGGAAGACGCGTTGATCACCAAGGATCGTCTCAGGGTCGACGTGGACGCGGAATTCTACGTGCGTGTCGGTCAGACGAAGACAGCGGTCAGCCTTGCGGCATCGACCCTCGGGCGGCGCACGCTCGAACCGGAACGCATTCACTCACTGCTTTCGGGCAAGTTCATCTCCGCGCTCAGAACCGTCGCCTCGGAAATGACCATGGAGGAGCTTCACGAAAGCCGCCATCTCTATGTCGACCGTGTGCTTGAAGCCGCCCAGATGGGGCTGGACAAGAACGGGCTGGAGCTTGAAAGCGTCGCGATCACCGATATCGACCAGACCGGGATCGAGTATTTCAATCCGTCCAACCGGTTCGATGCCGAGGGTCTGACCACGGTCATTCGCGAGATCGAGGACCGGCGCAAACTCCGCAATGACATTGAGCAGGATTCCATGATCCGCATCCGCTCACGCAATCTGGAGGCGGAGAAGCAGGTTCTGGACATCGAGCGCGAAAGCGAACACGCAAGGCTGGAACAGGAACGCGAGATCGAGTTCCGGCGCGCCCAGCAGCACACGGACCTCGTCCGTGAGCGCGCGGAACGGGAGAAGGAAGCCGAGCAGGCTTCTCTGTTGAGCCGGGAAGCGATCGAAACCGCCCGGATTGAAAACGAGCGGCTCATTTCCGAGGCGCGCATCGCCTCCGAAAAGGAAGTGCGCCAGAAGGAAATCGACCGCCAGCGGGTCATTGACGAAGCCGAGATCGTCACCCGCGAAGCCGTTGAAAAAGCGCGGATCGGGCAGGAAAAGAACCTGACCGAGGAGCGGATCAAGACGCAGCAGATGACCGAGGCGGCGGACATCGCCGCCAAGGAGGCGGTCGAAAAGGCCCGGATTGCACAGGAACGCGCGCTGTCCGAAGCGCGCATTGCCAAGGACCGCGAAACCGAAGCCCTCGAGATCGAGCGCCGGAAGACCATCGAGGAAACCGACATTGCCGCGCGCGAGCTGATCGAAAAGGCGAAGATCGCGCAGGAAGAGGCGGTGACCGAGGCACGCATCACCTTTGAGCGTTCGACACGCGAGCGCGAAATCGCCCGTAATCTTGCCGTGGAACAGGCCGAGATCGCATCGCGCGAAGCGGCTGAAAAGCTGCGTGTCGCGCAGGAGCAGACGGTCAACGCCTCGCGCATCGAGGCGGACCGTGAAACCCGCCGGCTGGAAATCGAGCGGCAGAAGATTCTCGAGGAGGCCGAGATCGCCAGCCAGAAGGCGACGGAAGCCGCAAGGATCGCCCGCGAAAAAGCCCTGTCTGCCGAGCGCATCGCGTCCGAGCAGGCAACGCGCGCGCTCGAGATCGAGCGTCAGCAGCAGATCGACATCGCTCAGATCGCGGCACGCGAGGAAACCAACAAGACGCGCATTGCCCAGGAAGAGCGGATCAGGAATCTGGAGATTGCCTCCAACAAGGCGATCGACGAGGCCGAAATCGCCGCGCGAGAAGCGGTCGAGAAGGCACGCATCGCCCAGGACAAACAGCTGTCGTTCGAGCGCATCGCGGCGCAGGAAGCAACCGACGAACGCGATGTGGCCCGTCAGGCGGCCCTTGATGCGGCCAATATCGCCGCCAAGGAGGCAACCGAGGCCAAGCGCATTGCCCAGGAAAAGGTGATCGCCGCGGAGCGGATTTCCTTCGAGCAGGAAACGCGCGGGCTGGAAATCGCGCGCAACAAGGCGGTCGAGGAAGCCGAGATCGCCGCGCGCGAAGCGGTCGACGCGGCCCGGATTGCGCAGGAAGCCAAGATCACGCTGCAGCGGATCGAAAGCGAGGAGGCAACGCGCGAACGCGACGTTGCCCGCGCAAAGGCCATCGAGGCGGCGGAAATCGCCAAGCTGGAGGCAACCGAAGCGGCGCGTATTGCCAAGGAAAAGAAGGTCGCCGCGGAACGCATCGCCTACGAGCAGGATTTGCGCGAACGCGAGATTGCCCGCAACCGTGCGGTCGACGTCGCCAACATCTCCGCACAGGAGCTTGTCGAGGCCGCCCGCATCGCGCAGGAAAACAAGGTGCGCACGGCCGAGATCGCCAAGGATGCCGACATCCGAACCCGCGAGATCGAAAAGACCGAAGCGATCGAAACGGCCGAGGTCGCCTCGCGGCGCAGTGTCGAGCAGGCGCGTATCGCGCAGGAGCAGAAGACGACCGCTGAGAAAATTGCCCGCGACGAGACGATCAGGTCGCTGGAGATCGCCCGCAACAAGGCCATCGACGAGGCCCAGGTCGCGGCAGACCAGGCGGTCGAGGCGGCCAGGGTTGCCAAGGCGAAGTCCATCGACGCGGAAAAGATCCTGGCGGAACAGGAACTCGACGCCAAGAAACTGGAACGCAAGAAGGTGCTCGAGCAGCTCGAAATCGCCCGCGTCCAGGCCTTGCGCGAAGCCGAGATCGTCAGCCAGGAAGAGATCGAACGCGCGCAGATCGCGTCCGAACGCGGCCTGGACGATGCCCGTATCGGTCATCAGACCGAACGCAGACGCCTGGAGATCGAACGCGAGAAATCGGTCGAAAGCGCCCAGATGGACAAGGCCATCGAACTCTACAAGAAGTCGCTGGACGAAAGTGCTGCCGCTGTAGAGGCAGAGGCTGCCCGTGCGCGCGCCACCGAGGCAGCGGAAAAGGTCAAGACGGCACAGGAAACGGAAGTCGCCACCCGGCGCAAGTCCGTCGATGTGGTTCTGGCGGAAAAGGAAGCAGAGGAAAAACGCATCGCGGCAGAAGCCGAACGCATCCGCACTGCCGTGGAGGCCGAAGCGCAGAAACTCATCAACGAGGCGGAAAACGTTCTCACGGACGGTGCCCGTCATTCCCTGTTCAAGCGCAAGATGCTGGAGCATGTCGAGGGCATCGTCGCAGCATCCGTCAAGCCGCTTGAGAAGATCAACGACATCAAGATCATGCAGCTCGGCGGCAACGGCTCGGGCGGCCTGGGCTGGGCCGACGGCAACGGCGGCGCAGCCGGAGGCGGCGGTGGCGGCGGCGGCAGCCCGACCGACGAGGTCATCAACTCGGCCCTGCGCTACCGGGTCCAGGCCCCCATGGTCGACAGCCTCTTGAGCGATATCGGCATCGACGGGTCGAACCTGGCCAAGTCCGATGTCATGCGCACCGCCAACGACATGACCCGCGCCGCGAACGAGATGAAGCGTCTCAAGGCGGATGACAAGCCCAAGGGCACCGGCTCTTCGAAGGAGAGTAAATAA
- a CDS encoding SRPBCC family protein, protein MARVYTSSVINAPASKVWERIRDFNGLPKWHPRIRESRIEDALPADKVGCIRNFNLQNGDNIREQLLGLSDYDLFYSYSMLEGPMPLSDYIATLRLTPVTEGDRTFIEWSAEFECDPENEDDLVSGIGTNVFQGGFDALKRHFGG, encoded by the coding sequence ATGGCCCGGGTCTACACGTCCTCCGTGATCAACGCGCCGGCGTCAAAGGTCTGGGAACGGATCCGGGATTTCAACGGCCTGCCCAAATGGCATCCGCGCATTCGCGAGAGCCGCATTGAGGATGCGCTGCCGGCGGACAAGGTCGGCTGCATCCGGAACTTCAATCTGCAGAACGGCGACAATATCCGCGAGCAGCTGCTGGGCCTGTCCGACTACGACCTGTTCTACAGCTACTCGATGCTCGAAGGGCCAATGCCGCTCAGCGACTATATCGCCACGCTCCGCCTCACGCCGGTGACGGAGGGAGACCGCACCTTCATCGAATGGTCTGCGGAATTCGAATGCGATCCGGAGAACGAGGACGATCTCGTCAGCGGGATCGGAACGAATGTCTTTCAGGGCGGGTTCGATGCCCTGAAGAGGCATTTCGGGGGGTAA
- a CDS encoding nuclear transport factor 2 family protein → MTYRTVLGAMGFGLLATSAMAQDLPPLVVQPNAELVTFEHIEALNACDWNRLMAQYPEEVLFILPNGVWIEGRKNIGDVFAGFCKTREEGGFKGATFIAEKVKTIGDTVNVSWRVEADFLAEPYKGADAYVTRDGLMYAQVTTFDPNDMKFK, encoded by the coding sequence ATGACATACCGGACTGTTTTAGGCGCAATGGGTTTTGGATTGCTGGCGACGTCCGCCATGGCGCAGGACTTGCCGCCGCTTGTCGTGCAGCCGAATGCAGAGCTTGTCACCTTTGAGCATATCGAGGCGCTGAATGCCTGTGACTGGAACCGGCTGATGGCGCAATACCCCGAAGAGGTCTTGTTCATTCTGCCGAACGGGGTCTGGATCGAAGGCCGGAAGAACATTGGCGACGTCTTTGCGGGCTTCTGCAAGACGCGCGAAGAGGGCGGCTTCAAGGGCGCAACATTCATCGCCGAGAAAGTCAAGACGATCGGCGACACCGTCAATGTGTCGTGGCGCGTGGAAGCTGACTTCCTTGCTGAACCCTATAAGGGTGCTGATGCCTACGTAACGCGCGACGGCCTGATGTACGCCCAGGTCACCACGTTCGATCCGAACGACATGAAGTTCAAGTAA
- a CDS encoding SRPBCC family protein: MVKVVRSTVLKAPVEAVWDVLRDFNGHDRWHPAVATSQMERGESSDRVGAVRRFRLQDGSELREQLLTMSDLEQSFSYCLLDTPIPLFNYVAHVRLFPVTDEDWTMWEWESRFDTPKGQDRELAELVGNDIYVAGFRAVAEHIGVEA, from the coding sequence GTGGTCAAGGTTGTTCGCAGCACTGTTTTGAAGGCACCGGTCGAGGCCGTGTGGGATGTCCTGCGTGACTTCAATGGCCACGACCGCTGGCACCCGGCCGTCGCCACCAGCCAGATGGAGCGGGGCGAAAGCTCCGATAGGGTCGGGGCGGTGCGACGGTTCAGGTTGCAGGACGGGTCGGAACTGCGGGAACAGCTGCTGACCATGTCCGATTTGGAACAGAGTTTTTCCTACTGCCTGCTGGATACGCCGATCCCGCTCTTCAATTACGTGGCGCATGTGCGCCTGTTTCCGGTGACGGACGAGGACTGGACAATGTGGGAATGGGAAAGCCGGTTCGATACGCCGAAAGGGCAGGACAGGGAACTTGCAGAACTGGTTGGCAATGACATCTACGTCGCCGGCTTCAGGGCGGTGGCCGAACATATCGGGGTGGAGGCGTAA
- a CDS encoding FAD binding domain-containing protein: MVTVTTVDTLQEAAASSTGQAVFLGGGTLVMRSVNYGEQAVSEIVRLRSAAALRDIRADGARILIGAAATMGDILRSSDVSFLHPVARQVGGPAIRNMATVGGNIFAPHPYGDFAVALLALDARLRMSDGSETDLESLLASRDSERRLVESVSIVRPSGDDFRFRKVSRVKPKGVSVMSLAAWLPRSAGRISGARIAFGAMAPTPVRARAAEAALEGATLDETGVSGALAAATQGLNPPDDGLASGWYRSQVAPVHLKRLLLGGGSRP, translated from the coding sequence ATGGTGACGGTGACAACGGTCGACACGCTTCAGGAGGCTGCGGCGAGCAGTACCGGGCAGGCCGTTTTTCTGGGTGGCGGCACGCTGGTGATGCGGAGCGTCAATTACGGGGAACAGGCAGTTTCTGAAATCGTTCGGCTGCGCAGCGCTGCGGCATTGCGTGACATCAGGGCGGACGGTGCGCGTATCCTGATCGGCGCAGCAGCCACCATGGGTGACATTCTCCGTTCATCGGATGTGTCTTTCCTGCACCCGGTCGCGCGCCAGGTCGGCGGTCCGGCCATCCGGAACATGGCGACGGTCGGGGGCAACATCTTTGCGCCGCACCCCTATGGCGACTTCGCGGTCGCGCTGCTGGCGCTCGACGCTAGACTGCGCATGTCCGATGGCAGCGAGACCGATCTGGAAAGCCTGCTGGCGTCTCGCGACAGCGAGAGACGCCTCGTGGAATCGGTATCGATCGTCAGGCCTTCGGGGGACGATTTCAGGTTCCGGAAAGTCAGCCGGGTGAAGCCCAAGGGCGTTTCCGTGATGAGCCTTGCCGCCTGGCTGCCACGATCCGCCGGCCGCATTTCCGGTGCGCGTATTGCTTTCGGAGCGATGGCTCCGACGCCCGTCAGGGCAAGGGCTGCGGAAGCGGCACTTGAAGGTGCGACGCTCGATGAAACCGGAGTGTCCGGTGCCCTTGCTGCGGCTACGCAAGGCCTCAACCCGCCCGACGACGGGCTGGCGTCAGGCTGGTACCGCAGCCAGGTCGCGCCCGTTCACCTGAAACGACTTTTGCTGGGCGGGGGGAGCCGGCCATGA
- a CDS encoding (2Fe-2S)-binding protein yields MTKKPVQFQLNGSPVAVFSDEGQNLLDLLRRGVGDLSPKYGCGQGTCGSCTVIIDGEPRLSCLTLAETVEGQHVETTNGLADGPDLHALQEAFMENFAAQCGYCTPGMLMAAKALLDRTPRPSREEIVEAISGNICRCTGYEPIIDAILAASGQPTRRTG; encoded by the coding sequence ATGACCAAGAAACCTGTCCAGTTTCAATTGAACGGGTCGCCCGTCGCCGTGTTTTCCGACGAAGGGCAAAACCTTCTCGACCTGCTGCGCCGTGGCGTCGGCGACCTGTCACCCAAATATGGCTGCGGCCAGGGGACGTGCGGCAGCTGCACCGTGATCATTGACGGGGAGCCGCGCCTGAGCTGCCTGACCCTTGCCGAGACCGTAGAGGGGCAGCACGTGGAAACCACCAACGGTCTTGCCGATGGTCCGGATCTGCACGCCCTTCAGGAAGCCTTCATGGAGAATTTCGCGGCGCAGTGCGGCTATTGCACGCCCGGCATGCTCATGGCCGCGAAGGCCCTGCTGGACCGGACACCGCGCCCGAGCCGGGAGGAAATTGTCGAGGCGATCTCCGGCAACATCTGCCGCTGCACGGGCTATGAGCCGATCATCGACGCCATTCTGGCCGCGAGCGGCCAGCCGACACGGAGGACCGGCTGA
- a CDS encoding molybdopterin cofactor-binding domain-containing protein — MSSVEFRKDLFSDERDDNLQEIGKPTRRQDILGHVTGRSPYYDDHLFDGLLHMRCVRSPHHHARIRSIDTSQAERLPGVVRIVLARDVPNNLNTLLSLINFGKDEEKLIQDTKVAYAGEPVAAIIAETEAQARAACAAVRVDYEVLPHVLDPEASLKPDAPVVNEVYPNNTFDYHDLYDHQKLRFGDVEKGFSEADHIVEGEYQMSPIEQAPIETCGAIAAPETNDRFVCYTSTQALFFSLGTTAKLLNMPSSRLHFVGGTVGGGFGGKVDSIVEPLSVLGAVLTGRPVKFMWDRAEEMQVGAPRGAERWRIKDGVARDGRILARAFTGFFDAGAYTRLSSYAIIKCTGHIPGPYSIPNVASNVYCVFTNRTPATAMRGFGITGVDFAIECHMDKVAETVGLNPIELRILNAYRDGDMKPHRRLAKNTALIECCQVASQKSGWAISADAARQSSLTGGGGTRADIPESITDSVGRIGERRRADIPTEPGQGAASKGRVAAGTQGIPIVAAAPQDDDMITDPARMGFRHSPAAPVQSGATPSGPVPPSPPVPSVAAPSAAAASPQQSAPPPQPVAPQPSAPQPAASQPPQATPDPAPAPYKPEQPFSRGVKRPGVSRFLSGSRRR; from the coding sequence ATGTCATCGGTTGAATTCAGGAAAGATCTCTTTTCGGACGAGCGCGACGACAACCTGCAGGAAATCGGCAAACCGACACGGCGCCAGGACATCCTTGGCCACGTGACCGGCCGCTCGCCCTACTATGACGATCACCTGTTCGACGGTCTGCTGCACATGCGCTGCGTGCGCTCGCCGCATCACCATGCCCGCATCCGGTCCATCGATACCAGCCAGGCGGAACGCCTGCCCGGCGTGGTGCGTATCGTGCTGGCACGCGATGTTCCGAACAACCTCAACACGCTCCTCTCGCTGATCAATTTCGGCAAGGACGAGGAGAAACTGATCCAGGACACGAAGGTTGCCTATGCCGGCGAGCCCGTGGCCGCGATCATTGCCGAGACCGAAGCTCAGGCGCGCGCTGCCTGCGCCGCCGTCAGGGTCGACTACGAGGTTTTGCCGCATGTTCTCGACCCCGAGGCTTCCCTGAAACCGGATGCGCCGGTCGTCAACGAGGTTTATCCGAACAACACATTCGATTACCACGATCTCTACGACCATCAGAAGCTGCGCTTCGGCGATGTCGAGAAAGGCTTCTCCGAAGCCGACCACATCGTCGAGGGCGAATACCAGATGTCGCCGATCGAACAGGCACCCATCGAGACCTGCGGCGCGATCGCCGCGCCGGAGACCAATGACCGGTTCGTCTGTTACACCTCCACGCAAGCCCTGTTCTTTTCACTTGGCACGACCGCAAAGCTCTTGAACATGCCGTCGTCCCGCCTGCACTTCGTCGGCGGAACGGTGGGCGGAGGCTTTGGCGGCAAGGTTGACAGTATCGTCGAACCGCTGTCCGTCCTTGGTGCCGTACTGACCGGGCGGCCGGTCAAGTTCATGTGGGACCGCGCGGAAGAAATGCAGGTCGGCGCACCGCGCGGCGCAGAGCGCTGGCGCATCAAGGACGGTGTCGCCCGGGACGGGCGCATACTCGCCAGGGCGTTTACCGGTTTCTTTGACGCAGGCGCCTACACGCGGCTGTCCTCCTACGCCATCATCAAGTGTACCGGTCATATTCCGGGGCCCTATTCGATCCCGAATGTTGCTTCCAACGTCTATTGCGTCTTCACCAACCGGACACCGGCAACAGCGATGCGCGGTTTCGGCATCACCGGCGTCGATTTCGCCATCGAATGTCACATGGACAAGGTCGCCGAGACGGTCGGCCTGAACCCGATCGAACTCAGGATACTGAACGCCTACCGGGACGGCGACATGAAGCCGCATCGCCGCCTGGCGAAGAACACGGCGCTGATCGAATGCTGCCAGGTCGCCAGCCAGAAATCCGGATGGGCGATCAGTGCCGACGCGGCGCGCCAATCCAGTCTGACCGGCGGTGGCGGCACGCGGGCAGACATCCCTGAAAGCATCACCGACAGCGTCGGCCGGATCGGCGAACGCCGACGCGCCGATATTCCGACGGAGCCGGGACAGGGTGCTGCATCCAAGGGCCGCGTCGCTGCCGGGACGCAGGGCATCCCGATTGTCGCAGCGGCCCCCCAGGATGACGACATGATCACGGACCCGGCGCGCATGGGGTTCCGGCATTCACCGGCAGCGCCAGTGCAATCCGGCGCAACGCCATCTGGCCCCGTTCCGCCTTCGCCCCCCGTTCCGTCGGTAGCGGCACCTTCTGCTGCAGCGGCATCGCCGCAGCAAAGTGCACCGCCTCCGCAACCTGTTGCGCCGCAGCCGTCCGCGCCGCAACCTGCAGCATCACAGCCACCGCAGGCCACGCCCGATCCGGCACCAGCTCCCTACAAGCCCGAGCAGCCGTTTTCGCGCGGGGTCAAGCGGCCCGGTGTCTCCCGTTTTCTGTCCGGCTCAAGGAGGCGCTGA
- a CDS encoding molybdopterin cofactor-binding domain-containing protein, which produces MAIHKGRGFACINYPIGMNLGGDPSQALVHSTPDGKFMVSLSSIDLGQGMKSVTRQIAAETLGVPVSDVYVDTADSDTGPHCMGSFASRGTHRVGNAVIRAATEARKALLEAAAEELEVNATDLETDGQGNIQVKGAPGRTITVADTAIAAQFKQGRTLSGRGIFLIPPSDVDPDTGEMTPVSCFAHAALVVDLEVDDETGEVSVTEINSAYEVGRALNPRLVEQQLIGGAWMGVSHALYETTEPYYPDRSHGPVDFNTYLMPGPGEVVNHNIAVLERPAEDAPFGGKGPGEMCANPVLPAIANAVYNAVGVRCDALPITPEKVLRGILANGGARPQGAR; this is translated from the coding sequence ATGGCCATACACAAGGGGCGTGGCTTTGCCTGCATCAACTACCCGATTGGCATGAATCTCGGCGGCGATCCGAGCCAGGCGCTCGTGCATTCCACGCCGGACGGCAAGTTCATGGTGTCGCTGTCCTCGATCGATCTGGGACAGGGCATGAAATCGGTCACGCGCCAGATCGCGGCGGAAACGCTTGGTGTCCCGGTGTCGGATGTTTATGTCGACACCGCAGACAGCGACACCGGCCCCCACTGCATGGGGTCCTTTGCATCGCGCGGAACACACCGGGTCGGCAATGCCGTGATCCGGGCCGCGACCGAGGCGCGCAAGGCGCTGCTGGAGGCCGCCGCCGAAGAGCTGGAAGTCAATGCGACAGACCTTGAAACAGACGGTCAGGGCAACATCCAGGTCAAGGGTGCGCCGGGCCGGACGATCACCGTTGCCGATACCGCCATTGCCGCCCAGTTCAAGCAGGGCCGCACCCTTTCCGGACGCGGCATCTTCCTGATCCCGCCCTCAGACGTTGACCCGGATACCGGCGAAATGACGCCCGTTTCCTGTTTCGCCCATGCCGCGCTGGTCGTCGATCTGGAGGTGGACGATGAAACCGGCGAGGTTTCGGTGACGGAGATCAATTCCGCCTATGAAGTTGGGCGGGCGCTGAACCCGCGTCTCGTCGAGCAGCAGCTGATCGGCGGTGCCTGGATGGGCGTTTCGCACGCCCTGTATGAAACGACGGAACCCTATTACCCGGACCGCAGCCACGGTCCGGTGGATTTCAACACCTACCTGATGCCCGGGCCGGGCGAGGTGGTGAATCACAACATCGCGGTCCTGGAAAGGCCCGCCGAGGACGCGCCGTTCGGGGGCAAGGGACCGGGCGAGATGTGCGCCAACCCCGTCCTTCCGGCCATCGCCAACGCCGTTTACAACGCCGTTGGCGTACGCTGCGATGCGCTTCCCATTACGCCGGAAAAGGTCTTGCGGGGCATTCTTGCCAATGGCGGCGCGCGGCCGCAGGGAGCGCGCTGA
- a CDS encoding MoxR family ATPase, translating to MPVKPSIVGIDSPDRLRDALDAAQYIAGDDLSTAAYLALALGKPLLLEGAPGVGKTEAAKAISSVLGRRVVRLQCFEGIDAASALYEWNYTRQMLAIRQAGDDYVNIYEDQFLLQRPMLEALRSPDDCVLLIDEIDRSDQEFEAFLLEFLSDFAISIPETGTVRAARPPVVVLTSNRTRDLHEALRRRCVYHWIDYPDIHLEARIVMARASSVAEATANAVAGAVARLRTEPLAKPPGVAETVEWAEAATLLHNQGAAWPEAFRRAIGVALKDHDDLTFLEGRLDGFMPQEAA from the coding sequence ATGCCCGTCAAGCCGTCCATTGTCGGGATCGACAGCCCGGACCGCCTCCGCGACGCGCTCGATGCCGCGCAGTACATCGCCGGTGACGACCTGTCGACGGCCGCGTATCTCGCGCTGGCGCTGGGCAAGCCTCTTCTCCTGGAGGGCGCGCCGGGTGTCGGCAAGACGGAAGCGGCAAAGGCCATTTCCTCGGTGCTCGGCAGGCGCGTTGTTCGGCTGCAGTGCTTCGAGGGGATCGATGCCGCCTCCGCGCTGTATGAGTGGAATTATACGAGGCAGATGCTCGCGATCCGGCAGGCGGGCGACGACTATGTCAACATTTATGAAGACCAGTTCCTGCTCCAGCGGCCCATGCTTGAGGCGCTGCGCTCTCCCGATGATTGCGTGCTGCTGATCGACGAGATCGATCGCTCGGACCAGGAATTCGAGGCCTTTCTGCTGGAGTTCCTGTCCGACTTTGCCATTTCCATTCCGGAGACCGGAACGGTACGTGCGGCGCGTCCGCCCGTCGTTGTTCTCACCTCCAACCGGACGCGCGACCTGCACGAAGCGCTTCGGCGGCGCTGCGTCTATCACTGGATCGACTACCCTGACATTCACCTTGAGGCCCGGATCGTCATGGCACGGGCAAGTTCCGTCGCCGAGGCCACGGCAAATGCGGTGGCAGGCGCGGTCGCAAGGCTCCGGACGGAGCCTCTCGCCAAGCCGCCCGGCGTCGCTGAAACGGTGGAATGGGCGGAAGCGGCGACGCTGCTGCACAACCAGGGCGCTGCCTGGCCCGAAGCATTCCGCCGCGCAATCGGCGTGGCGCTCAAGGATCACGACGACCTGACCTTTCTTGAAGGTCGACTCGACGGTTTCATGCCGCAGGAGGCCGCATGA